In Streptomyces paludis, the genomic stretch ACTGCTCGCGCCGGCCGCCCAGCTCGTTGAGGAAGGCGGACTGGCGGGCCAGCGCGTCCCGGATCTCCTCTATGACCCGGCGGAAGACCGGGTTCTGGGCGGCCTGGGCGACCGCCAGGTGGAAGACGGTGTCCATCGCCACCCAGGCGGTGTTGTCCGTCTCCCGCTCCATCCGCTCCAGCAGATGGGACAGCTGGTCGAGGTCCTCGGGGGTACGGCGCAGGGCCGCGTAACCGGCCACCGGGATCTCGACATGGCGGCGGACCTCCAGCAGATGGCTGGCGGTGTAGTCACCGAAGACGGGGTCCTCGACCGGACCGTTGGACACGATGAAGGTGCCCTTTCCGGTACGGGACACGGTGAGCCCCATCGTCTGGAGCGCGCGCAGCGCCTCCCGGAGCACGGGCCGGCTGACTTCGAGGCGGCGGCACAGCTCGGCCTCGGAGGGGAGTTTGTCCCCGACCGCGTACTCGTTGCGTTCGATCGCGCCGCGCAGATGGTTCAGGACCGCTTCCATGGCACTGACACGTCTGGGCACATCGCCAGCTGTCTGGCTGTCTGACAGGTTCACCCGGGCATCCTGAATGGCCCGGGGGAACACTGTCAAGGGGTACAACGGGATGCGAAGCGGATGTGAAGGCGGCGCGAACAGGCCGCTCACGGACAAGGGCGGGCCCCGGTACGAGGGCGGCGCCGCCCGGTGTGTCGTACCGGGCGGCGCCGCGTTGTGCTGTGTTGTGCTGTGTGTCCGGCCGGTGTCCGGCCGCTCGATACAGGTCAGAAGGGCCGGTCACCGACGATGGCGACGCGCTCGGCGACCCGTCGGTGCGGGCGGTAGTCGTTGACCGCGTAGTGCTGGGTGGCACGGTTGTCCCAGAAGGCGATGTCGCCCGCCTGCCAGCGGAACCGCACCTGGAACTCGGGCACATGGGCCTGCTGGAAGAGCAGCCGCAGCAGCCGGTCGCTCTCCTCCCGGCCGAACCCCACGAGGTGGGTGGTGAAGGACGTGTTGACGAAGAGCATGCGCCGGCCGGTCTCCGGGTGGCGCCGTACCACCGGGTGCTCGACCGGCGGGAACCGGTCCTGGAACGCGGCCAGCCGGTCGGCCGGGTAGAAGCGGGCGAAGCCCGGCAGGAAGTCGTGGACGGCACGGGCGCCGTCGATACGGTCCTTCACGTCCTGGGGCAGATTGTCGTACGCCGCCGCCATGTCGGCCCAGAGGGTGTCGCCGCCGGACGGCGGCACCTCGCGCAGCTGGAGGACCGCGCCGAGCGCGGGCCGCTCGCGGAAGGTGACATCGGTGTGCCACACGTTCTCGAAGGTGGGGACGGCGTCCCGGTCGAAGCGCACCACCTCCGGGGAGTCCCCGGCGGCGAGCAGCGGATTGGTCTCCAGCTCGCCCCAGGCACGGGCGAAGGCGCGCTGGGCCCCGGAGGTCAGGTGCTGGCCGCGGAAGAAGAGCACCTTCCACTCCAGCAGCGCCCGGTTGATCTCCTCCCGGAGGGCGGGCGACGGCGGCGCGGAGAGAGCCGGTCCGCGGATCTCGGCGCCGATGGTGCGCGCCAGCGGGACCACCTCGAAGAGGTCGTACGGGCGCTCCCGCCACCCCTCGGGCAGCCGGCGCAGCTCGCGGGGGCCCTCGTACAGGCCGTCGGCGGGGACGCGGTACGGGCGCAGCGGCGCGGCCGCCGGGGCGGCGGAATCGGTGGGCTCGGTGGAAGCGACGGGAGCGGTGCTGATGGTCACGGGTCTCCTCTGCTGAACGGTCCTGCGGACGGACCGGGACGGGGCTGAGCCGGAGGGAGGTTCGTGGAGCGGACGCCGACGACGGCGCGGGCGGAGCCCGGCGCGCGGTAGGCGCGGGCAGCGCGGAAAACGTCGCGTGTCAGCGACAGGAAAGGGCCGGGGGAGATCCCACCCGGCCCCGGCGGCGCAGAAAACTCATGCCGCGGGGCGCGCACTCACCGTGGGGGCCGCTGTGGCGCGGCTCCGCTGCACGGTTCGGGTACGGTCCCATGCGCCGCACCGTACCGCGGACCCGGCCGCGGGCGGCGGCCGGGGTCACTCCGGGAGGTCGAAGCCCAGCTCACGGGCGGCGGCCTCGGGGGTGGGCTGCGGCCAGCGCTCGGCCATGTGGTGCGCGGCGGAGAGCGAGCGGAGTTCGGCGCGGTCCAGGTAGAGGGTCCCCAGCAGATGGTCCGTCTCGTGCTGGACGATCCTGGCCGGCCAGCCGGCGAACTCCTCGTCGGTCTCCCGGCCCCGCTCGTCCAGCGCGCGCACCCGTACCCGGGTCGGCCGGGACACCACCGCCTGCCAGCCGGGGACGCTCAGACAGCCCTCGTAGAACGCGGCGCGCCCGTCGCCCACCGGCTCGTACGCCGGGTTGACCAGCACCCGGAAGGGCTGCGGAACCCGGTCCCGGGCGTCCCGCACCGCCTCGGTGACCTCGGCGGGATCCTCCAGGACCGCGAGCCGCAGCGGAACGCCCACCTGGGGCGCCGCGAGGCCGACACCGGGCGCGTCGTACATGGTGGCGCGCATCGCGCCGACCAGCCGCGCCAGCCGGTCGTCGCCCAGCTGCCCGTCGTACGGGAGGGCGGGCCGGCGCAGGACCGGATCGCCGGCCTGGACGATGGTGAGCGGTCCGGGGGCCTCAAGGAGGGCGTCGACGAGTTCGGTGAGCTGAGCGCGCGTCAGGGCCTGCATGGGCCCAGCTTGCCAGACGGACGGCCCGGCCGACGGAAACAGCCGGGCGGCCCCGCCCCCGTACGACGCGCGTATGGCGCTCGTACGGCGGGCCGGCCGCCCGGCCGTTCGTACCGCTCCCCCGTTCGGACCGTTTGCCTGCTACCGCCTTCCCGGGCACGCGCCCGGGTCGAACACACTCCTCACTCCGTTCACACTCCGGAGACTTCTCGGGTCACGCCTCTGCGGCTGCTTCTCATCGCCGCGCCCGCGCATGCCAGGCCCAGCAGGAAGGTGAGCGCGCCGATGACGACGTTGGCCCAGATGATGCCCTTGTCGGGGTGGCTGCCGACGATCCATGGCGCCACGATCATCCAGACACCGATCGCGCACATCGCCGTGCTCAGACCGGACATCCGTCCCGGGGCGAAGGTGAGTCCGAGCGCCAGCACGGCGAGCGCGACACCGATGATCAGGTTGTGTGTCGCGAGGGCCCGCTGGGCACCGGCGAAGTGAATGATCCACGGTGACAGCGCGCAGAAGAGACCGACGAGGAACACCGGTCCCGCCAGCATCGCCATGTCGCGCCCCCCGCCGAGCATGCGTGCGTACCGCTCGCGCATCTCGGGTACGTCGGGGTGACTGGAGAGGTCCCCCCTGGTCGTCTCTCTCCTGTGTGAGACGTCGGCCATACGACTCGCCTCCTTCATCCGTGCAAGTCCGACCGTGCCGCGCGGCATCGAGCCGCGCATCTCCCAGTTTGCTCGCTTTCTTATCTTTTGTGTAGGTCGATACCCCATAGAAACGGACAATTTTCCGCGAGCCCTCGTAGGGCGCTCGCAGGGCCCTCACAAGGGCCCCCGCACCGTGGATCTCTTGACAGGGGGAGCGCGGGAGCGCTGCAATATATTGCATGCCAGTTCCCACCACTCCGCTCGCCGCCCGGGTGCTGCTGCGCGACCACGCCTTCACCGCGCTCCGGGACGCCATCGTCGACGGGACGCTCCGCCCCGGGGAGCAGTTGCGCGAGGGCGAGTTGCGGGAGTGGATCGGGGTGAGCCGGACCCCGATCCGGGAGGCGCTGATGCGGCTGGAGCGGTGCGGACTGGTGGTCACCCGGCCCGGCCACTCCACCACCGTGAGCGCGCTGGACGCCACGGCGGTCCGCGACGCCCAGCCGGTGGTGGCCGCCATGCACGCGCTCGCCGTCCGGCTGGCCGTTCCGGTGCTGGACGCGGACCGGGTGGCGGCGATGCGTACGCACAACGAGGCGTTCGCCGCGGCGCTGGAGCGCGGTGACACCGACGCGGCGCTGGCGGCGGACGACGCGCTGCACGAGGTGTGTGTGACGGCCGCCGGGAACACCGTGGTCGGCGAGGTGCTGGAGCAGTACTCCCCGCTGCTGCGCCGTGTCGAGCGGACGCGGTTCTCCTCCGCCGCCGGGCTGGAGTCGGTCGCCCTGCACCGCCGGATGATCGACGCCTGCGCGGCCGGTGACCCGGCCACCGCGGCGGACCTCGCGCACACGACCTGGATGACCCTCGCCGACGCGCCGTCGGCACAGCCCGCGGCGGCCGTCTCGGGCGGCCACGGTCTGGTCCGCGCCCCCTGATCCCGCGCCCCTCCGATCCCGCGTCCCTCCCATCCCGCGCACCCGCCCTCCAGGAGAGGAACTCCCCGTGGCCATAGAGGACTTCGACCGCTATCCGCTGCTCTTCGGCCCCAGCCCGGTGCATCCGCTGAAGCGCCTCACGGAGCATCTCGGCGGCGCCCGGATCTGGGCCAAGCGCGAGGACTGCAACTCCGGCCTCGCGTACGGCGGCAACAAGACGCGCAAGCTGGAGTACATCGTCCCCGACGTCCTCGCGCAGGGCGCCGACACCCTGGTGTCGATCGGCGGCCACCAGTCGAACCACACCCGGCAGGTCGCCGCCGTCGCCGCCCATCTCGGGCTCAAGGCCCGGCTCGTACAGGAGAACTGGGTGGACTGGCCCGATCCGCTGAGCGACAAGGTGGGCAACATCCTGCTCTCCCGCATCATGGGCGCCGATGTACGGCTGGACAGCGCGGGGTTCGGCATCGGCATCAAGGACTCCTGGCAGCGGGCGATGGACGAGGTGCGGGCCGAGGGCGGCACGCCGTACCCCATCCCGGCCGGCGCGTCCGAACACCCGCTCGGCGGGCTGGGGTTCGCCAACTGGGCGTACGAGGTGGAGCGCCAGGAGGCCGAACTCGGCGTCTTCTTCGACACGGTCGTGGTGTGCAGTGTCACCGGCTCCACCCACGCCGGGATGATCGCCGGGTTCGCCGGGCAGGACCGGCCCCGCCGGGTGATCGGTATCGACGCCTCGGCCCGGATCGACGAGACCCGCGACCAGGTGGCGCGGATCGCCCGGCACACCGCCGAACTGATCGGACTCGGACGGGAGTTGCGCGACGACGAGATCACGGTGCTCGAAGGATGGGCGGGCGAGCTGTACGGCGTGCCCGTGGCCTCGACACTCGACGCGATCCGGCTGACCGGCGAGCTGGAAGGGGTGATCATCGACCCGGTGTACGAGGGCAAGTCCATGGCCGGGCTGATCGATCTGGTCCGTACGGGCGAGATCGGCGCCGACTCCACCGTGCTCTACGCGCACCTGGGCGGTCAGCCCGCGCTCAACGCGTACAGCGGCGCCTTCGGCTGACCCGGTGGTCCGGCCGCGCGCCGGGGGACAATGAGCCGATGCGGAACCTCTCCCCGTCCCCCGGCCCCGGCTCCACCCCCTCCCCGTCCCCCGCCCGGTGGCCGGTCGCCCTGGCGGCGGTGGCCGGTGTCCTGCTGGTGCTGCTGGCGGGGCGGCTGCTGCTGTTCTCCGTACCGCACGCGCTCGCCGAACGGCGGGACTTCGCCTCGGCGCCCGTCTGCGGCGCGGCGGCGGGCGCCGCGCGGGAGTGCGTACGGTCCCTGCCCGCCACCGTGGACGGGAAGACGGTCGAGAAGACCCCCAGGTCCAGCAGGTACTGGCTCACCCTCACGGAGGACGGCGGTCCCTCCTACCGGGTGGAGACGGACGGACACACGCCCGTCTTCGACGCCTTGTCGACGGGTGACACGGTCACCGTCACGCGCTGGCGGGGCGAGGTCCGCGCGGTGGGGTCCGGGGCGCTGCGCCAGCACACCGTCGCGGCCCCCGCCCTCGGCCACCGCTTCCCCGCCGCGTTCGGTCTCGGTCTGCTCGGGCCGGCCGCCGGGCTCCTGTGGAGCGCATACTGGTACGGCCGCCGGTCCGGCGACTCGCGCGCGCTCCGGCCGTGGCAGATCACCGTTCCCCTGATGTCGGCGCTCTGTCTCGGGCTGATCGGCTTCGCCGCGCCGCTGCTCGTGGACGGGCTGCCGGCGGCGCTGGTCCTCGCCGGCTGCGGCGCCCTGCCGGTGCTCGCGGTGACGGCGTGGCGGATCCGGCACCACCGGCGCGGGAGCACCGGCACGGACACCCTGGAGGTCGCCGCGCGCGTGCTGACGGAGGAGGAGTGCGTCCCGGGGCGGATCATCGGCGAAGTCCCGTACAGCGTGGCCGGGTTCGACCATCTGGTGACCGGCCCCGGGCTGCTGGCGGCGACCCCCGACCCCACGGGCCGGGTCGCCCGCAGGCCGGTGCCGCGCCGTCTCGCGGCGGTACGGGTCAGACCGCCGTACCGTACGGACCCGTCCGGCGCGGCCGGTCCCCGCGACCAGGTGATCGAGTGCCTCGACGGGACGGTGCCCGTGCTGATCGTCGCCCCCGCGGAGCACATCCCTTCGATACTGGGGGCGTTGGCGGGGTGAACCGGGGGCCGGTGTCCTGAACTCTCCGCCGTGGCCGCCGGTTCGCGTCGCGTCCGGGCCCACCGCGCCCGGGCTGCCGCATGATGGGCTCATACCGCGATGTATGGGGGAAACCATGCGTACCCGCACCGACCGCACCCGCCCACCCCGCACCGCCCTCGCCGCTTCCGCCGCGCTCGCCGCCGCCGCGCTCCTCACCCTCACCGCCTGCGAGGGCACCGGCACACCCGGCCCCACCGGCAGCACACAGGCCGACAGCCGTCCCAGCCCCACCGACTCAAGCCCCACCGGCGCCACGACGGCCGTCCTGCCCAATCTCATCGGCCAGAGGCTCGACTCCGCGCGAAAGGCCGCGCGGGAGGCGGGCTTCCCCCAGGTCGGCTCGGACGACGCGCTCGGCCGGGGCCGGGGACAGATCCTCGAACGCAACTGGAGGGTCTGCTTCCAGACGCCCGTGCCCGGCACCCTGCCCAGAGGCACGAAGGTCGGTGTCAGTACGGTGAAGACCGGGGAGAAGTGCCCGGCGAAGGACCCGCGCGAGCCCAACCCCGACGGCAAGATGCCCGACTTCACCGGTAAGTCGGTACGCTTCGCCCGCACGGTCGTGGACCAGTCGGCCGAAGTCACCGCCCGGGACGTGTCGGGCAAGGACCGGACGATCCTGGTGGAGTCCCACTGGAAGGTGTGCGGGCAGGAGCCGGCGCCGGGCGTACGGCTGGGCAACGAGCCCGTACGGCTGGACACGGTGAAGTTCGACGAGAAGTGCCCCTGAGCCCCGGTCAACGGCCGCTCCGCGGATGGGTCCACGGCCGGCGCCCGGTTCACGGCGCCGTCCGGCCACCCCCGCTCCGACCTGGGCCGGAGCCTGCTGAAACGATTGGCTACTTGTCATCCATACCACTCAATGTGGTGATGTATAGCGGTAAAACGACCCATAAGGCTCGCAGGAACGTTGACCCGGGCATGGAACCCAGAGAACTGTGGGAACGTCACGCCGTCCTCGCGGTGGCCTTCTGCGGCAGCGACGACCAGGTGCGGGACGCGCAGGGCATCCTCGACGAGGCCCAGGCGTCCCGCACCCGGATGCTCGCC encodes the following:
- a CDS encoding peptide deformylase, with the translated sequence MQALTRAQLTELVDALLEAPGPLTIVQAGDPVLRRPALPYDGQLGDDRLARLVGAMRATMYDAPGVGLAAPQVGVPLRLAVLEDPAEVTEAVRDARDRVPQPFRVLVNPAYEPVGDGRAAFYEGCLSVPGWQAVVSRPTRVRVRALDERGRETDEEFAGWPARIVQHETDHLLGTLYLDRAELRSLSAAHHMAERWPQPTPEAAARELGFDLPE
- a CDS encoding TauD/TfdA dioxygenase family protein, which produces MRPYRVPADGLYEGPRELRRLPEGWRERPYDLFEVVPLARTIGAEIRGPALSAPPSPALREEINRALLEWKVLFFRGQHLTSGAQRAFARAWGELETNPLLAAGDSPEVVRFDRDAVPTFENVWHTDVTFRERPALGAVLQLREVPPSGGDTLWADMAAAYDNLPQDVKDRIDGARAVHDFLPGFARFYPADRLAAFQDRFPPVEHPVVRRHPETGRRMLFVNTSFTTHLVGFGREESDRLLRLLFQQAHVPEFQVRFRWQAGDIAFWDNRATQHYAVNDYRPHRRVAERVAIVGDRPF
- a CDS encoding PASTA domain-containing protein; the protein is MRTRTDRTRPPRTALAASAALAAAALLTLTACEGTGTPGPTGSTQADSRPSPTDSSPTGATTAVLPNLIGQRLDSARKAAREAGFPQVGSDDALGRGRGQILERNWRVCFQTPVPGTLPRGTKVGVSTVKTGEKCPAKDPREPNPDGKMPDFTGKSVRFARTVVDQSAEVTARDVSGKDRTILVESHWKVCGQEPAPGVRLGNEPVRLDTVKFDEKCP
- a CDS encoding GntR family transcriptional regulator; this translates as MPVPTTPLAARVLLRDHAFTALRDAIVDGTLRPGEQLREGELREWIGVSRTPIREALMRLERCGLVVTRPGHSTTVSALDATAVRDAQPVVAAMHALAVRLAVPVLDADRVAAMRTHNEAFAAALERGDTDAALAADDALHEVCVTAAGNTVVGEVLEQYSPLLRRVERTRFSSAAGLESVALHRRMIDACAAGDPATAADLAHTTWMTLADAPSAQPAAAVSGGHGLVRAP
- a CDS encoding 1-aminocyclopropane-1-carboxylate deaminase; amino-acid sequence: MAIEDFDRYPLLFGPSPVHPLKRLTEHLGGARIWAKREDCNSGLAYGGNKTRKLEYIVPDVLAQGADTLVSIGGHQSNHTRQVAAVAAHLGLKARLVQENWVDWPDPLSDKVGNILLSRIMGADVRLDSAGFGIGIKDSWQRAMDEVRAEGGTPYPIPAGASEHPLGGLGFANWAYEVERQEAELGVFFDTVVVCSVTGSTHAGMIAGFAGQDRPRRVIGIDASARIDETRDQVARIARHTAELIGLGRELRDDEITVLEGWAGELYGVPVASTLDAIRLTGELEGVIIDPVYEGKSMAGLIDLVRTGEIGADSTVLYAHLGGQPALNAYSGAFG
- a CDS encoding SPW repeat protein; translation: MADVSHRRETTRGDLSSHPDVPEMRERYARMLGGGRDMAMLAGPVFLVGLFCALSPWIIHFAGAQRALATHNLIIGVALAVLALGLTFAPGRMSGLSTAMCAIGVWMIVAPWIVGSHPDKGIIWANVVIGALTFLLGLACAGAAMRSSRRGVTREVSGV
- a CDS encoding FadR/GntR family transcriptional regulator; the protein is MNLSDSQTAGDVPRRVSAMEAVLNHLRGAIERNEYAVGDKLPSEAELCRRLEVSRPVLREALRALQTMGLTVSRTGKGTFIVSNGPVEDPVFGDYTASHLLEVRRHVEIPVAGYAALRRTPEDLDQLSHLLERMERETDNTAWVAMDTVFHLAVAQAAQNPVFRRVIEEIRDALARQSAFLNELGGRREQSNQEHRAIVEALVDRSEQDAVEAMTHHLARVESTLTTIVRSPNCTKPPQEGEAQA